The Leptospira johnsonii DNA window CAAACGCAGCACGATCTGGATGCCATATTACTTGATATTTATCACTTTCGTCATACATAAATCCATTAGGGTCAAGCCCCATGCTATTGTCCGCTGTCATATTGCCGTCAAATGAAAGTATATCACCTTCGTAAATCTCTCGGCCGTTCTTATCCTTAAGTCCTGTGTATTGTCCGA harbors:
- a CDS encoding YopX family protein, encoding GQYTGLKDKNGREIYEGDILSFDGNMTADNSMGLDPNGFMYDESDKYQVIWHPDRAAFDLDYSGLDELPHWKYRRGTWGLMLGGNCEIIGNIYETPELLEK